TCACTATGGTCCCTTGAGGGATAAAGTATCCATCGTATTCATCATCTTGCGAACTTGAGTGACCAAGACCTATGTTTTCATGTAGATAAACCATTAAATATTAGGTCACGAGTTCCACGCACCAAGAGGAGTGACCAGCTGCCACCGCATGGTTTCTTTGACTACGGCCATGACATATGGAAGAGAAAGCTGATCACTGAACTCTGGCAGGCGGTCCCTACCAATCACTCGGTCTAATTCCTCTTGAGCCTTTCTTTGAACTTCTGGATACAAAGCCATGGCCATGAAGAAAGATTGAGTTGCTGACACGGTCTGTTGAAGTGACTTAGATTATCAACAATACTGGAGGCGCTTTCATAGTTTCACTTGCCGTGTCTGCACCACCTATTGCAACCAAGTTTCCAAAGAATGCATTAATCAAGCTGGTTCAATCCACCTGGTATAACTAACATTGAGCTTACCGATATATGCAACAGCTGCCACATTCTGCGCAATTGCTCTCTCATCAGCGTACCCAGGATCAGTTTCTTCGGGCAGCCGGTCTATCAAGGACGTAGCCATGGAAGGCGTtgcctttccttctttctatGAAAGGCATTCTGTTCAGCTAAATAATGGCGCAAGTTCAAGTCGAGAAAAACCTACCATATTTTCTTCGACGCGAATGAAGGGATCTTGTACAACATCAGTATTGATTTTACTCCACTTGGCTGCTTTGCGCTTGAACCCAGCTCCAGGGAACCAAGATGGAACATATTTCAATATCGGCATTATGTCCACTAAAAAGGCCCCTGGAACACCAGCTTCTGTAAGACCCTCAAGAGCTTCTTCAATCTTCAGAACATGGGGATCGGTAGACGAGTCTTCAACTCTGGCGCCGTACGCGATATCCATGATCATGGCAGCAAAAGTACTGTATATTAATTAGCGTAGTCAAGCATTTCAGGAAAATTCAAAGATGTCTGAACGATACTAACTGCCGAATATGGTGCAAAAACTGATTTGGTGAATCCAGCAGATTGCGGAGTAGTGCACGAGACTCGCGTTGCTGCAATGCCTTATACTTCCAAACAGTATTCCGGTGGAAATGTTCATTGAATGCCCGTCTGTGCCTGCGCCATGTTTGTCCGTACGGCATGAGTGCCAGACTGAAGCTCCAGTTCATACTATTCGTCATACTGGTTGTGGTTCTTTGAAAACAAGAATGATCAAGGGCTATCACTTACAGTTCGACGAGCATAGGCATGTGCGCTCTGCTAGAGTAATTCCATGACCGTCTGTCGAACAGGTCGCTTGTTCTCTTAAGGGagccaagaagaagaaatggttGTCCTAAAACCTCGAAATATACCATGTCACCTGGTACAAAATAAAGTCAACTATGGTTTTGGAAGATACGGAAAGAAATACCATAGATTTTAAACCATTGATCGTATACAAGCCACGGATATTCCAGTGGCATATCAAATATGCTCCCAAGTATAGGGAGTCCCTTTGGACCTGGAGGTAGAGGAAGGCGTCTAGGATTGCGTCTAGTACTGGCTCTTACGCGCAAAAAAGCAACATAAGAGACTGTTCCTGCAATAAAGCCATAGAAAGGATGTTCTACAATGAAGTCACCGACTCGCCTCAGCACAAACATGATGGAGGTCCAATGAAAAAGAGGATGAACAGGGATGAACTTATGAGTCTTTATTTAATAGAGCCTTCCACTGCAATATTTAAATTGATGGAATCGAAGATCTAAAAAATGAGATGAGCTTGATACTGCTTGATAAGCAAATAATGAACGAGAGGCCCGATCCTTTCGATAACTTTCCTGAGTGGTCAAAATATTTCCAATGGGCAGCAATCAAGATTATTTCAAGACAATCAAGTAATGGAACATATCCCGTACGTTTTGTGCTAAGAGGCTGATTGTTTAGATAGTCAGTGATAGTATATGCAGATTAACGGAAATGCAAACATAACAATGACACTGGCTTGGAAGTTTCGAAAGGCGTCAGCGGGAGATTGTGTGGTTATAAACACCGACCGCAGAGCTAAGAAAAGTAAGAGCGTGCCTTGAGCGTGTCAGAGCGCACCCTTACTATATAGATATAGACCCTACTTACCCGAAACCAACATGGTGTACTGTACCCGTTGAGTAGCCGTAGAACATCTTCTGTAGAGTAAGATCCGAATACTAACTTCTATAAAAGCTGGATGAGGGATACCTTTGGGGATGCAGAAACAACAAAGGAGAGTAAACGTGGATTGCGACTCGAGACATTTTGTAGCccggaaagacctggaaATTTGTCAATGGCAAGTTCGTTCAAGCCGAAACTCCCAGTGACATTATTGGACTGCTGTGGCAGGAATCATAGTCGCTGGAATTCTATATATCTGTCAGAAAAGTTAGACTGTATTCCTTCCTTACCCTGATTTGCGCGAGACCATTACGATTTTTTGAAATTGCTAGTTATTATGGGTAAGTTATCAGTGCCAGTGGAGTCTTGAGCCATTGAAGGCACCATATACATCGGTTCCAGACACAAACCAGCAAGAAATTTCTACAAAAATCAACCAAATGTAGGATATTTTGTGAAAACGTGCATATTCTCAACGCAACATTATAGAATTTGAGATGATAAAGTGACTGCCTTGGTTGAATTGACCGCTTCATGATATGAAGGCCCCTTCTCGCACGGGGCGTTTCACACTGTCCTTCGGCGTAGCAATAGGTGCTTTCTGGACACTTTCCAGCCGCTGAgcaacttttttttgcattcTCTCTTCTTCACTCTGTTCATTGACCCTCTCAGCTTCCAATACCAGCGCTTTCAGCTCAGCCTCcagctcatcgtcatcgatTGCATCCTCCATGCCCACAGCAAGATTACCGCCAAAGCGCACCGCCTCATCCGCTTCTCGTGCATCTGCATTGGCATCGGCCAACGCGTCCAGTGTCTTGTCAATGCTAGATCGTTGAAGCGATGGGTGGGCGAGTATAGCGCGCAATGTTGCCGTCGATGACTCGTAACTCTTCATAATCTATAGCGCAAGTGTACATTTGTTTGTGCATAAAAGGGAAAGTTATTTACCACATACCTTGATATCACCTGCAGCGGCCTCCACAGATATGAACGTCGATTCGAGGGTGCCCAAAGACCCAAGGCGTTTGTGTAAAAGATCTTCGAGCTGTTTACGAGAACGAAGATAATTTAATGCGACTGCCTTCCGTTTCTGTTGTAAAGCTTGTGAGGCCTTGCGTGTGCACCTACAAGATGGAGTAGTTAGTACTTCATTTGATTCAGAAAAATGACCTTACTCGTCTATTTTGCTTTGCAAAGAGTCTATTTGGATAGTGAGTTTCTGGATTGCGTTCTTCAGTTCGATAATACCACGATCAACAGCCGAAATCGATCGCTCCTCTGCAGAGGCGAATTGGTCTATAAATTTGATGACCTGCAAACATAAAATGAATAAATGTGTTTTATAAGAGACAGACCATTGACTCACATCATTTTCTTGAACTAAGACGCCTCTGTCTCTTTCAAGGTATTTGATAAGGACTTTGGCGTCCAATTCACGTAATGAGGTAGTGGTTGCAATGCCCTCAGTGTCAATCGCATCGTTCAAGTAGACAACAGCGGCAAAAGTGGCTCGGAAGCTGTCCATTGTGTATAATGCATCTCCTGCACTCGccatttttctttcctgaACTTCCAAAACTTTATCAGCGGCCGCCTCCACGAGCCTTACCATCACGTAATCGCCCCACCAGCCTGTATCTTTATGCTGCTGTCCACTGCCCGAACCGGTGAGAAAGCCCTCTTCGCCGACTACGCCCATTTGCTCAAGAGCCCACCAAAGAGGACGACCGACGACATATTTGGCTATGCGAGTAGGCAGCCACCCAGGATTATATATAGATGTGGTTTGAGTAAGAAACTCTGAGAGAGGGACAACGCTACGAGTAGTGCCAAGTTCAGACTTTACTAGGATGCAGGTTACACGATCAATTTCTAGGGGTAATTTGAGAGATAGCAATTGACATACGAGTACAGCGCCCAATGACAGTGGTTTTCCGACTTTGGGTATCTTTATTCGATCCATGAGCTCCCGGCCAGCATGTAACACTAGTCTATCACTTGTGCATGATGTTGCCGTCATAGATATATTTTCAGagtcttcctccttcctgAGATTTCTTAACGGTGTCTGTTTTTTGAAATTATTTTCATAAACGTCAACCTGCAACCCGGAGCCGACGACACTTTCAAGTGCCTTGTGCCACCAGTCAACGTTTGCGTTATAAGACGTAGAATTCGATTGTTTCTGCCGGGAAAAGTCGGAGTACAAAGCTTGCAGCCTCGGGATAGATGTCGTTGAAAAGGGTGGCAAAGAGTTTATTGTGCTGGTGACCGGTGTTACCAGTAAATCAGAAGGGGGGGAAGTCCTTCTCGGAGTCGA
This Psilocybe cubensis strain MGC-MH-2018 chromosome 3, whole genome shotgun sequence DNA region includes the following protein-coding sequences:
- a CDS encoding Cytochrome P450 monooxygenase COX2, with product MFVLRRVGDFIVEHPFYGFIAGTVSYVAFLRVRASTRRNPRRLPLPPGPKGLPILGSIFDMPLEYPWLVYDQWFKIYGDMVYFEVLGQPFLLLGSLKRTSDLFDRRSWNYSSRAHMPMLVELMNWSFSLALMPYGQTWRRHRRAFNEHFHRNTVWKYKALQQRESRALLRNLLDSPNQFLHHIRHTFAAMIMDIAYGARVEDSSTDPHVLKIEEALEGLTEAGVPGAFLVDIMPILKYVPSWFPGAGFKRKAAKWSKINTDVVQDPFIRVEENMKEGKATPSMATSLIDRLPEETDPGYADERAIAQNVAAVAYIGKLNTVSATQSFFMAMALYPEVQRKAQEELDRVIGRDRLPEFSDQLSLPYVMAVVKETMRWQLVTPLGLGHSSSQDDEYDGYFIPQGTIVIGNSWSILHDPIVFSDPLEFIPERYLLKNGQLDPNALDPKCAAFGFGRRICPGRHLSDNALYIVVSSVLAAFDIKPILGSDGNPVDLKAGVTNGMVSFPIPFRCEVKPRGEKAAALISDSGEY
- a CDS encoding hypothetical protein (Uncharacterized protein C1604.18c) yields the protein MSTTHSIPSTPRRTSPPSDLLVTPVTSTINSLPPFSTTSIPRLQALYSDFSRQKQSNSTSYNANVDWWHKALESVVGSGLQVDVYENNFKKQTPLRNLRKEEDSENISMTATSCTSDRLVLHAGRELMDRIKIPKVGKPLSLGAVLSELGTTRSVVPLSEFLTQTTSIYNPGWLPTRIAKYVVGRPLWWALEQMGVVGEEGFLTGSGSGQQHKDTGWWGDYVMVRLVEAAADKVLEVQERKMASAGDALYTMDSFRATFAAVVYLNDAIDTEGIATTTSLRELDAKVLIKYLERDRGVLVQENDVIKFIDQFASAEERSISAVDRGIIELKNAIQKLTIQIDSLQSKIDECTRKASQALQQKRKAVALNYLRSRKQLEDLLHKRLGSLGTLESTFISVEAAAGDIKIMKSYESSTATLRAILAHPSLQRSSIDKTLDALADANADAREADEAVRFGGNLAVGMEDAIDDDELEAELKALVLEAERVNEQSEEERMQKKVAQRLESVQKAPIATPKDSVKRPVREGAFIS